From Paenibacillus polymyxa, the proteins below share one genomic window:
- a CDS encoding aspartyl-phosphate phosphatase Spo0E family protein: MKWKQLEECIEEKRKELNELAKEVGLKDRRVLTKSMELDRLLNKYSDWKYSYRRQQSVPQSSQIQEKQHELVLSY, translated from the coding sequence GTGAAATGGAAACAATTGGAGGAGTGCATCGAAGAAAAGCGAAAAGAATTAAATGAATTGGCGAAAGAGGTGGGATTGAAGGATCGACGGGTGTTGACCAAGTCTATGGAGTTGGATCGGCTCCTTAATAAGTACAGTGATTGGAAATATAGCTATCGTAGACAACAGAGCGTACCCCAAAGTTCACAGATCCAAGAGAAGCAACACGAGCTCGTCCTATCTTATTAA
- a CDS encoding flagellar motor protein MotB, whose translation MRARAKRRGRQGGGGDQRDRWMITYADLITLLLIFFVVMYAMSSLDAKKYDVVVQSLQDTFHKGDSILEQGSGITGTADRYTSKNPPATKQPASNKKEAGSTKLTEREQAFRKQEKELQNLMGVIQEYITDNKLQNQIFVSDQPRGIVITLNDRFLFDQGRAALKQGSANTLSKLASLFRDLKTPISIEGHTDNIPFTRSSNSSTYKDNWELSGARALSVLRFFIDREQLSPSGFQYAGYADTRPVGDNSTEAGRQKNRRVEITVLRQLQQ comes from the coding sequence ATGAGAGCGCGCGCTAAGCGCCGTGGGCGTCAAGGTGGCGGCGGAGACCAACGGGATCGGTGGATGATTACTTATGCCGATCTGATCACCCTGCTGCTCATTTTCTTCGTCGTGATGTATGCCATGAGCAGTCTGGATGCTAAGAAATACGACGTCGTTGTTCAATCCCTTCAGGATACGTTCCACAAGGGAGATTCTATTTTGGAGCAAGGCTCGGGCATTACGGGGACTGCCGATCGTTACACCAGCAAGAATCCACCCGCGACCAAGCAACCGGCCTCTAATAAAAAAGAAGCGGGATCAACCAAGCTCACCGAGCGTGAACAAGCATTTCGCAAGCAGGAAAAAGAGCTGCAAAACCTAATGGGTGTCATCCAGGAATATATTACGGACAACAAGCTACAAAATCAGATTTTCGTATCCGATCAACCACGTGGCATTGTCATTACGCTGAATGACCGCTTTCTATTCGACCAAGGCAGAGCGGCACTCAAGCAGGGTTCTGCAAACACGTTATCCAAATTAGCTAGTCTATTTCGAGATTTGAAAACACCGATTAGTATTGAGGGGCATACGGACAACATTCCATTCACGCGTTCCTCTAACTCATCGACCTACAAGGACAACTGGGAGCTTTCCGGCGCTCGGGCACTGTCTGTACTCCGGTTCTTTATCGACCGAGAGCAGCTATCCCCCTCAGGATTCCAGTATGCGGGTTATGCAGATACCCGTCCGGTTGGTGACAATAGCACCGAAGCAGGGCGACAAAAAAACCGCCGTGTCGAAATCACTGTGCTGCGTCAGCTCCAGCAGTAA
- a CDS encoding flagellar motor protein encodes MDITIVLGIIAGIIALIGGFLWEGGEFTGLLQGTSALIVFGGTFAAVVISYPASKLKTIPTALRMAFSREDNPTEQYLEDLVSMAATSRRSGVLALERISSEHPNAFLREGLQLVIDGTEQEQIKQILELELDAIGHKHEGYAKIFESAGGYAPTMGIIGTVMGLIHVLGSLTEPTALGPSIAVAFIATLYGVASANLIFLPIASKIRAASESEIITMDLLLQGILAIQNGENPKLVRKKLEFFIRSEQNIDRKPPRRSRTESATPKEDFHESAR; translated from the coding sequence TTGGATATCACCATCGTATTGGGCATCATCGCCGGAATCATAGCATTAATCGGTGGCTTCTTGTGGGAAGGCGGAGAATTCACAGGGCTGCTTCAAGGTACATCAGCTCTGATCGTATTCGGCGGAACTTTCGCCGCCGTTGTGATCAGCTACCCTGCCTCCAAGCTGAAGACTATACCCACCGCTCTGCGGATGGCTTTTAGTCGTGAGGACAATCCAACGGAGCAATATTTAGAAGATTTGGTTTCCATGGCAGCCACCTCCCGCCGATCCGGTGTGCTTGCGCTAGAACGTATATCATCAGAGCATCCGAATGCATTTTTGCGGGAAGGTCTTCAACTAGTCATTGACGGCACTGAACAGGAACAGATCAAGCAAATTTTAGAACTAGAGTTAGATGCTATTGGGCACAAACATGAAGGGTACGCCAAAATATTTGAATCGGCAGGCGGCTATGCCCCTACGATGGGGATTATCGGTACGGTCATGGGTCTGATCCATGTACTTGGCAGCCTAACCGAGCCTACTGCGCTCGGACCGTCGATTGCTGTAGCTTTTATCGCAACATTATACGGCGTTGCTAGCGCCAATCTGATCTTTCTGCCCATCGCGTCCAAAATAAGAGCAGCCAGTGAAAGTGAAATTATTACGATGGATTTGCTGCTGCAAGGTATCCTGGCTATCCAAAACGGAGAGAACCCTAAGCTTGTACGCAAGAAGTTGGAGTTCTTTATCCGCTCAGAGCAAAATATAGATCGCAAACCGCCTCGTCGCTCACGTACAGAGAGCGCTACTCCAAAGGAGGACTTCCATGAGAGCGCGCGCTAA
- the uvrB gene encoding excinuclease ABC subunit UvrB: MSDIVVSDKTFEIQSEFQPQGDQPQAIFELVEGIAEGKKHQTLLGATGTGKTYTIAQTIAKLNRPTLVIAHNKTLAAQLASEFKEFFPNNSVDYFVSYYDYYQPEAYIPSSDTYIEKDSSINEEIDKLRHSATSSLFERRDVIIVASVSCIYGLGSPKEYSSLLLSLRVGMEKPRNQILSRLVDIQYQRNDINFVRGTFRVRGDVVEIFPASHGENAIRVELFGDEIERITEINVLTGELIGEREHIAIFPASHFVTHEDTMRVALVNIERELEERLAELKEQGKLLEAQRLEQRTRYDIEMMREVGFCSGVENYSGPLTFRERGATPYTLLDYFPDDMLIVIDESHVTLPQIRAMYNGDQARKNVLVEHGFRLPSALDNRPLKFEEFEDKVNQIIYVSATPGPYEMEKCDTMVQQIIRPTGLLDPIIEVRPSKGQIDDLINEIRQRIEREERVLVTTLTKKMAEDLTDYLKEVGIKVRYMHSEIKTLERMAILRDLRLGTFDVLIGINLLREGLDLPEVSLVAILDADKEGFLRSERSLIQTIGRAARNSDGRVIMYGDKITDSMDKAIKETERRRAIQIQYNEEHGITPQTIRKKIRDVIEATKTAESKNDYLPNETGKLSKKERQSLIQRLEAEMKDAAKNLQFERAAELRDALLELRAD, from the coding sequence ATGAGTGATATCGTTGTTAGCGATAAGACTTTTGAAATTCAGTCGGAATTCCAACCTCAAGGCGATCAACCCCAGGCCATTTTTGAATTGGTAGAGGGAATTGCAGAAGGAAAGAAGCATCAAACTCTATTGGGTGCTACGGGAACAGGTAAGACGTATACCATCGCTCAGACTATTGCCAAGCTGAATCGGCCTACACTGGTTATTGCGCATAACAAGACTTTGGCTGCTCAACTGGCAAGTGAGTTTAAAGAATTCTTTCCAAACAACTCAGTCGATTATTTTGTCAGCTACTATGATTACTACCAACCGGAAGCGTACATCCCTTCTTCCGATACGTATATTGAGAAGGATTCCAGCATCAATGAGGAGATTGATAAACTTCGCCACTCAGCCACAAGCTCTCTGTTTGAGCGTCGTGACGTTATTATTGTAGCGAGTGTCTCTTGCATTTATGGTTTGGGTTCCCCGAAAGAATATTCAAGCTTGCTGCTCTCGCTTAGAGTCGGCATGGAGAAACCCCGCAATCAGATTTTGTCCCGCTTGGTCGATATTCAATATCAGCGGAACGATATCAACTTCGTGCGGGGTACTTTCCGTGTACGGGGGGATGTTGTTGAAATATTCCCGGCTTCCCATGGAGAAAACGCGATCCGGGTAGAACTGTTCGGAGATGAAATTGAACGGATTACCGAAATTAATGTGCTTACAGGTGAATTGATCGGTGAACGTGAGCATATCGCCATTTTCCCGGCATCTCACTTCGTTACTCATGAGGATACGATGAGGGTAGCACTGGTCAACATCGAACGTGAACTGGAAGAGCGCTTAGCAGAGCTGAAGGAGCAAGGGAAGCTGTTAGAGGCGCAACGTTTGGAGCAACGTACCCGCTATGATATCGAGATGATGAGAGAGGTTGGCTTTTGTTCCGGTGTCGAAAACTACTCGGGTCCACTGACATTCCGTGAGCGTGGAGCAACACCATATACACTGTTGGACTATTTTCCAGATGATATGCTGATCGTCATCGACGAATCTCATGTTACATTGCCGCAGATTCGTGCGATGTATAACGGGGACCAGGCGCGTAAAAATGTTCTCGTTGAACATGGTTTTCGTTTGCCATCTGCCTTGGATAACCGGCCGCTGAAGTTCGAAGAGTTCGAGGACAAAGTGAATCAAATTATCTATGTATCGGCTACTCCAGGCCCGTATGAGATGGAAAAATGCGATACGATGGTGCAGCAGATTATCCGTCCTACCGGTCTCCTTGATCCTATAATTGAGGTGCGTCCAAGCAAAGGTCAGATTGACGATCTCATTAATGAAATACGGCAGCGCATAGAACGTGAAGAACGGGTACTGGTCACCACACTCACGAAGAAAATGGCTGAAGATTTGACAGACTACTTAAAAGAAGTGGGCATCAAGGTTCGGTATATGCACTCCGAGATTAAGACTTTGGAACGGATGGCCATTTTGCGGGATCTTCGTCTGGGAACCTTCGATGTGCTGATCGGGATCAACTTGTTGCGGGAAGGTCTCGATTTGCCGGAAGTATCGCTGGTTGCGATTTTGGATGCGGACAAAGAAGGCTTCCTGCGTTCTGAGCGCTCTCTGATTCAGACGATCGGACGGGCAGCGCGGAATAGTGACGGACGTGTTATTATGTATGGCGATAAGATTACCGATTCTATGGATAAAGCGATTAAGGAAACGGAACGTCGCCGTGCGATTCAAATTCAATACAATGAAGAGCATGGGATTACCCCGCAAACCATCCGTAAAAAGATACGTGATGTCATTGAAGCAACCAAGACGGCAGAGTCCAAGAATGATTACCTTCCTAATGAGACGGGTAAACTTTCCAAGAAGGAGCGTCAATCCCTCATTCAGCGCCTAGAAGCAGAAATGAAGGATGCGGCCAAGAATCTACAGTTCGAACGGGCCGCCGAGTTGCGTGATGCTTTGCTGGAATTGCGGGCTGATTAA
- the uvrA gene encoding excinuclease ABC subunit UvrA — translation MANESIIIKGARAHNLKNIDVTIPRDKFVVLTGLSGSGKSSLAFDTIYAEGQRRYVESLSAYARQFLGQMEKPDVDSIDGLSPAISIDQKTTSRNPRSTVGTVTEIYDYLRLLFARVGHPHCPEHGIEITSQTVEQMVDRILQYPEKTRLQILAPLVSGRKGEHKTLFTDIAKQGFVRVRVNGELRELSEKIELEKNKKHSIEVVVDRIVVKEDVRARLSDSIETALNLSGGQLLVDIIGQEELRFSSNFACPICGFSIDELSPRMFSFNSPFGACPDCDGLGVKMVVDPDLLIPDPEKSVEDGAFQAWSGGTSTYYPQFLQSVCEHYGIPQDVPVSQLTSEQMNLILHGTGDQKIRFRYENDFGQRKEAYVTFEGIIPNLERRYRDTASEGIREFIEGFMSAKPCNTCKGHRLKKESLSVTIQERNIAYVTALSVGEASQFFHTLELSEKEQSIANLILKEINSRLGFLVNVGLEYLTLSRAAGTLSGGEAQRIRLATQIGSSLMGVLYILDEPSIGLHQRDNDRLISALEHMRNLGNTLIVVEHDEDTMMAADYIIDIGPGAGIHGGMIMSQGTPQEVMEDPNSLTGQYLSGRKFIPVNSERRKPADKWLEIRGAKENNLKNVNVKIPLGVFTAVTGVSGSGKSTLVNEILYKTLARDLNRARVRPGQHKEIRGLEHIEKVVEIDQSPIGRTPRSNPATYTGVFDDIRDLFSQTNEAKVRGYKKGRFSFNVKGGRCESCRGDGIIKIEMHFLPDVYVPCEVCKGKRYNRETLEVKYKGKSIADVLEMTVEDATAFFENIPKIHRKIQTLMDVGLGYIKLGQPATTLSGGEAQRVKLASELYRRSTGKTIYILDEPTTGLHVHDIDRLLTVLHRLVDSGETVLVIEHNLDVIKTADFLIDLGPEGGSGGGTILATGTPEQLVKVEESYTGRYLKPILERDTQRSQALQTVDL, via the coding sequence TTGGCGAATGAAAGCATCATCATCAAAGGCGCACGCGCGCATAATCTCAAAAATATTGACGTGACGATTCCGCGGGACAAGTTCGTTGTCCTGACAGGGCTTAGCGGCTCAGGTAAATCATCACTGGCTTTCGATACGATCTATGCGGAAGGACAGCGGCGGTATGTGGAATCATTATCTGCGTATGCCCGTCAATTCCTCGGGCAAATGGAGAAACCGGACGTCGATTCGATTGACGGCCTGTCACCTGCCATTTCCATTGACCAAAAAACGACAAGTCGGAATCCTCGTTCTACGGTCGGAACAGTTACAGAAATCTATGATTACCTGCGGTTGTTATTTGCCCGAGTGGGTCATCCTCATTGTCCTGAACATGGCATTGAAATCACTTCACAGACCGTCGAACAGATGGTAGACCGCATTTTGCAGTATCCTGAAAAGACACGGCTACAAATCCTGGCTCCATTGGTATCCGGCCGCAAAGGTGAGCATAAGACACTGTTCACTGATATAGCCAAGCAGGGCTTTGTACGGGTACGTGTGAATGGCGAACTGCGTGAATTGTCCGAGAAGATTGAATTGGAGAAGAACAAGAAGCACTCGATTGAAGTGGTCGTAGACCGGATCGTAGTCAAGGAAGATGTACGTGCGCGTCTGTCCGACTCTATCGAGACGGCACTGAATCTTTCAGGCGGACAGTTGCTTGTAGATATTATAGGGCAAGAGGAGTTGCGATTTAGCTCCAACTTTGCGTGCCCGATTTGCGGTTTTAGCATAGATGAGCTGTCTCCCCGAATGTTCTCCTTTAATAGTCCGTTTGGTGCTTGTCCAGATTGTGATGGGCTAGGAGTTAAAATGGTGGTTGACCCTGATCTGCTCATACCCGATCCAGAAAAAAGTGTAGAAGATGGGGCATTCCAGGCATGGAGTGGAGGAACTTCCACTTATTATCCTCAATTTTTACAGTCCGTATGCGAACACTACGGTATTCCGCAGGACGTTCCTGTAAGCCAATTGACGTCAGAACAAATGAATCTTATTTTGCACGGAACAGGTGACCAGAAGATCCGTTTCCGCTATGAAAATGATTTTGGTCAACGTAAGGAAGCCTATGTGACCTTTGAGGGCATTATCCCGAACCTGGAGCGTCGCTACCGTGATACGGCTTCTGAGGGAATACGTGAATTTATTGAAGGCTTTATGAGTGCAAAGCCATGTAACACCTGTAAGGGGCACCGACTGAAAAAAGAAAGCCTGTCGGTAACCATTCAAGAGCGTAATATCGCTTATGTGACAGCTTTGTCTGTCGGGGAGGCTTCTCAATTTTTCCATACACTGGAGCTGAGTGAGAAAGAGCAGTCGATTGCCAACCTCATTTTAAAGGAAATTAACAGCCGACTGGGATTCCTCGTTAACGTTGGTTTGGAATACCTGACTTTAAGCCGTGCGGCAGGTACATTGTCCGGCGGGGAGGCACAGCGTATCCGATTGGCGACACAGATCGGGTCCAGTCTGATGGGTGTGCTTTATATTTTGGACGAGCCAAGTATCGGGTTGCATCAGCGAGATAATGACCGCCTGATTAGTGCTTTGGAACATATGCGGAACCTAGGCAATACGTTGATCGTGGTGGAGCATGACGAAGATACGATGATGGCGGCAGACTATATCATTGACATTGGGCCAGGAGCCGGAATCCATGGCGGGATGATCATGTCACAGGGGACCCCACAGGAAGTTATGGAAGATCCGAATTCCCTGACCGGTCAATATTTGAGCGGGCGTAAGTTTATTCCGGTCAATAGCGAGCGGCGCAAGCCTGCAGATAAGTGGCTGGAGATTCGCGGAGCCAAGGAGAACAATCTCAAAAATGTGAATGTCAAAATTCCATTGGGTGTTTTCACGGCTGTCACTGGTGTATCCGGGTCTGGGAAATCGACGCTAGTCAACGAAATTTTGTACAAAACGCTGGCGCGTGATCTGAACCGTGCGAGAGTACGTCCAGGTCAACATAAAGAAATTCGCGGGCTAGAGCATATCGAAAAGGTGGTTGAGATCGATCAATCGCCAATCGGCCGTACACCGCGTTCCAATCCTGCGACTTATACCGGTGTGTTCGATGATATCCGTGATTTATTCTCGCAGACGAACGAGGCTAAGGTTCGAGGCTACAAGAAAGGCCGGTTTAGCTTTAACGTTAAGGGAGGCCGATGTGAATCTTGCAGAGGCGACGGCATCATCAAGATTGAGATGCACTTTCTGCCCGATGTGTACGTACCCTGCGAAGTGTGCAAAGGCAAACGCTATAATCGGGAGACCCTCGAGGTTAAGTATAAAGGGAAGAGTATTGCTGATGTGCTGGAGATGACGGTAGAGGATGCAACAGCATTTTTTGAAAATATCCCGAAGATTCACCGCAAGATTCAGACGCTGATGGATGTAGGTTTGGGGTATATCAAGTTGGGTCAACCAGCGACTACCTTGTCCGGTGGTGAAGCACAGCGTGTGAAGCTGGCTTCCGAACTGTATCGTCGCAGCACAGGTAAAACCATTTATATTTTGGATGAGCCGACAACGGGTCTACATGTTCACGATATTGACCGTTTATTGACGGTGCTGCATCGTTTGGTTGATTCGGGAGAAACGGTACTGGTTATTGAACATAATCTAGATGTAATTAAAACAGCCGATTTCCTGATTGATCTGGGGCCTGAAGGCGGAAGCGGCGGTGGAACGATCTTGGCTACCGGGACACCAGAACAACTCGTAAAAGTTGAAGAATCCTATACAGGCCGATACTTAAAGCCGATCCTTGAACGGGATACACAGCGCAGCCAAGCGCTTCAGACCGTCGATCTATAG
- a CDS encoding nitrite/sulfite reductase codes for MAYEPIWNAHPDKLNKFELVKLEKDGLDVIRTIIESYAHKGYDSISADDMDRFKWAGVYQQKPKDGHFMMRVRINTGIMTSAQARALADISALYGRDLVDVTTRQAIQFHWLTVESLPDIFERLEKVGLYSFEACGDCPRTIVGNPLAGIDPNELVDTQEIVDEVNRFFLLNRDFSNLPRKYKMSISSNTYNNAHAEINDLSFTPATKILNGKEVVGFHVMVGGGLSAKPHLAHPLDLFVRPEEVLKVAIAVTTIFRDYGYREKRHHARLKFLVADWGPDKFLAKLTEYTGEMPGRGEDKTIGWQAAYFDGIHPQAQEGLNYVGLNVPVGRLSADELHELADLADRYGDGQIRTTMSQNILLSGVPDDQVDELLKAPVLQRLTPQPKHFMSRTVSCTGNEFCNLAIVETKKRAIDVAEYLDQHVQLDEKVRIHFIGCPNSCGQKHIADIGLQGSLLKTPEGMVDAFDIAVGGALGADAQFNKALKGRVRGDQVGPVLAELILFYKENRIAGESFYAYVQRVGIPSFQEKLSAILQSNHVAS; via the coding sequence ATGGCCTATGAACCCATCTGGAATGCTCATCCCGATAAGCTTAACAAGTTTGAGTTAGTCAAGCTGGAAAAGGATGGTCTCGACGTTATACGTACCATCATCGAAAGCTATGCACACAAAGGGTATGACTCGATCTCTGCGGACGATATGGACCGATTCAAATGGGCTGGTGTTTACCAGCAAAAACCCAAGGATGGTCATTTCATGATGCGCGTCCGCATCAATACAGGGATCATGACTTCAGCCCAGGCACGTGCCTTAGCGGACATCTCCGCACTGTACGGGCGCGATCTTGTGGATGTCACCACCCGTCAGGCGATTCAATTTCACTGGCTGACCGTTGAAAGCTTGCCGGATATTTTCGAACGGCTGGAAAAGGTTGGTTTGTATTCCTTTGAAGCCTGTGGGGACTGCCCTCGTACCATTGTCGGCAATCCTCTGGCTGGCATTGATCCTAATGAGCTGGTGGATACTCAGGAGATTGTAGATGAAGTAAACCGCTTTTTCTTATTGAATCGCGACTTTTCCAATCTTCCGCGCAAATATAAAATGTCCATCTCCAGTAATACGTACAATAATGCACATGCTGAAATTAACGACCTGTCCTTCACACCGGCAACCAAGATCCTTAACGGAAAAGAAGTGGTTGGCTTCCATGTGATGGTTGGCGGTGGACTATCCGCCAAGCCGCATTTGGCACATCCGCTGGATTTGTTTGTCCGTCCTGAGGAAGTACTGAAGGTTGCTATTGCTGTCACCACCATCTTCCGTGATTACGGCTATCGGGAAAAACGGCACCATGCCCGTCTGAAATTCCTTGTTGCCGATTGGGGCCCAGACAAATTCCTGGCCAAGCTGACTGAGTACACTGGCGAAATGCCGGGACGAGGTGAAGATAAAACCATTGGCTGGCAAGCCGCCTATTTTGACGGTATACATCCCCAAGCCCAAGAAGGTCTGAACTATGTCGGTCTGAACGTACCTGTTGGTCGCCTCAGTGCTGACGAGTTGCATGAACTGGCCGACCTGGCTGACCGCTACGGTGATGGGCAGATTCGTACCACGATGTCGCAAAATATTTTGCTGAGCGGTGTGCCGGATGATCAAGTAGATGAGCTACTAAAAGCTCCCGTGCTGCAACGCCTGACACCACAGCCCAAGCATTTTATGAGCCGTACAGTATCTTGCACAGGAAATGAGTTTTGCAATCTGGCGATTGTGGAAACGAAAAAGCGAGCGATTGACGTTGCCGAGTATTTGGATCAGCACGTACAATTGGATGAAAAGGTGCGCATCCATTTTATTGGTTGCCCGAATTCCTGCGGTCAAAAGCATATTGCCGACATTGGACTGCAAGGCTCGCTCCTTAAGACACCTGAAGGCATGGTTGACGCGTTCGACATCGCTGTCGGCGGGGCACTTGGAGCAGATGCCCAGTTCAACAAGGCACTCAAAGGCCGCGTGCGTGGCGATCAGGTTGGTCCTGTATTGGCAGAGCTTATTCTGTTTTACAAAGAAAATAGGATTGCTGGCGAAAGCTTTTATGCGTATGTACAGCGTGTAGGCATTCCGTCTTTCCAAGAGAAGTTGTCTGCCATTTTACAGTCCAACCACGTTGCATCCTAG